AAGCCAACTTCATGTAGTTTTTCATAATCGTGTTTTTTTGAGAAGATAAGAAAAGTATATAAAAAGAAAAACCCTGATCACCAATGATCAGGGTTTTCTATGTTTTTGAGTATCAAGAGGCTTATAGCTGCGCGTCTATCTTACCCGCCAATACCCCTTTGGGTACTGCACCTACTTGCTTGTCTACTACTTCCCCGTTTTTGAATACAAGCAAAGTAGGGATGCTTCTCACACCAAACTTAGCCGATACTTCAGGATTAGCATCTACATCTACTTTCCCTACTACAGCTTTTCCTTCATAGTCACCAGCCAATTCTTCCACTACTGGACCGATCATTTTACATGGCCCACACCATTCTGCCCAAAAATCTACTAATATTGGCTGATCTGATTGCAGTACTTCGTCAAAGTTGCTGTCAGTAATTTCAATTGCTTTGTTACCCATGATTATAAAATTTAATATTTAATGCTTTTATTATGCCTTCAAAACGCAAATATAGTAGAAATTGTTCGTGCTAGATTATCGTTTTTGCGAATGATCTCATAGACAAAACCGATCCCTGCCTATTCTTTGACCAATGCGCCGTTTTTGTACTCATACTGGATGGTCACATTACCATCTTGATCAAACCATGTTGCGGTCCCGTGGATCTTTCCACCACTGTAGAAACTTTCCTCCATGAGTTTGCCATTGGTGTAGTACTTTCTCTTGCCACCATCGAGCACTCCCATCGTATAGTTTCTCTCTTCTGCTTTTCTACCCCTCTGATACAATACATACTCACCATTTTCCACCCCATTGACAAAATGCCCCTTGAGCGTCACATCTCCCTGCTGATTCATTTCGATATGCACACCCTGCTTGATTCCATCGACATACGAAGTGACTGATTTGGGCATCCCGTTACTATGATAGACCGTCCATGTACCGTTGCGCTTGCCCTTGTAGTATTCGCCCTGCTCCTCCACACGATCGCCAAACATCACTGTCGCACGAGACAATCCTGGAATCTCTTCGTAATCCGTAATTTCAGCATATTCGGGCAGGCCATCTAGTGTCACATCTTCTGTCACTATTCGTTTTTGTCCACAAGACCACACAATCAACCCCAACCCAAGTATTGTCCATATTTGCTTCATACTACACTTCCTTTTGTTTCAAAATTTGAAATTAAATACTCCCCAAGAATAAGGCAACAGGACGATGGCAATTTTTACAACCAGACAAAACGAAAGGTATCTCCTGGCTTGAGTTGTGCCAACACATCCAAGTCTTCGCTCTGCACCACAGCAATCCTCGGATACCCCCCTGTCGTCTGCGCATCTATCCCCAAGATGATCGGCTGCCCCGAGTGTGTAAGTTGTACCACCCCGGGAAAAACCCCTGACGAAATCACCTCCATAGGTTCTTCCAAAATCAATTTCGTCTTGAGACGCAAGCCCATGCGGTTGGAATGACTCGATACCACATGAGTAACACTGGTCCATGCTTTCTTCTGTTGCACATTGAGCAAATGACACTCTGGTCCCTCATACACTCCGAGTACGGGTACCCATGGCTCGGGTGCAACCTTTCGGCAAAATTCAGCTCCTTCTACCGTCTCGATCGATAACACACTACCCTTAGTCAACTTGCCCGGAACAGCCTCCCCTTCGCACATGGGACTGACACTCCCCATCCAGACTGGCACATCCCACTTGCCCCCAATCGCCAGGTAAGCCCTACACCCTGACACGCACCTCCCAAAATGCAACACGTCTCCTGTAGCAACCGTCACCCTCTCGCACATCAGCATTGGTTTACCGTTGAGTTGTGGCGAAAGATCCGCTCCCACCAGTGCGATACTACCGCTCCCTTCAAAACGCAATACGGGTCCCACCAAAGTCATTTCCAGTACAGGTCTCTCCACAGGGTTGCCGACGAG
The DNA window shown above is from Reichenbachiella sp. 5M10 and carries:
- the trxA gene encoding thioredoxin, with translation MGNKAIEITDSNFDEVLQSDQPILVDFWAEWCGPCKMIGPVVEELAGDYEGKAVVGKVDVDANPEVSAKFGVRSIPTLLVFKNGEVVDKQVGAVPKGVLAGKIDAQL
- a CDS encoding toxin-antitoxin system YwqK family antitoxin, giving the protein MKQIWTILGLGLIVWSCGQKRIVTEDVTLDGLPEYAEITDYEEIPGLSRATVMFGDRVEEQGEYYKGKRNGTWTVYHSNGMPKSVTSYVDGIKQGVHIEMNQQGDVTLKGHFVNGVENGEYVLYQRGRKAEERNYTMGVLDGGKRKYYTNGKLMEESFYSGGKIHGTATWFDQDGNVTIQYEYKNGALVKE
- a CDS encoding biotin-dependent carboxyltransferase family protein, whose protein sequence is MSGKLKVICEKPGLFASVQDQGRMGCQSMGVPIGGAMDRGAAAAANALVGNPVERPVLEMTLVGPVLRFEGSGSIALVGADLSPQLNGKPMLMCERVTVATGDVLHFGRCVSGCRAYLAIGGKWDVPVWMGSVSPMCEGEAVPGKLTKGSVLSIETVEGAEFCRKVAPEPWVPVLGVYEGPECHLLNVQQKKAWTSVTHVVSSHSNRMGLRLKTKLILEEPMEVISSGVFPGVVQLTHSGQPIILGIDAQTTGGYPRIAVVQSEDLDVLAQLKPGDTFRFVWL